The Cryptococcus neoformans var. neoformans B-3501A chromosome 7, whole genome shotgun sequence genome window below encodes:
- a CDS encoding hypothetical protein (HMMPfam hit to Pkinase, Protein kinase domain, score: 161.1, E(): 2.4e-45) yields the protein MTSKSSTSQQTSGSSFRLPRAKGLNKPTTWFGAPSFGKSSTSSSSSSTNTSSSAEGSSSAPRGPVAQSPIPNPFTVSSFKSPFPSSKGKHKLSPSPSPKHRDEDFVMISPVRTDSSPLAGAGAKQSAIPPTSPTPSRFTSLKPHAMAFENYHQSSSSTPETPEESPTPACGMSSATARLRLVDDSPIRRVPGQSRSLRPGAVGSNPAERDESRRNLFLSTGSSKSKMASPLKNSLTGMSDEEFSPTLPPTPLLGNGSPAPPPQPLFPSSRSLKSQDGTSPAPLFGDGSKISKLSTSHPLRARAGTLTGTGEGPPTLAQTSSLIQKKAISLDHIHSTSTDGDALFGSNSHINTHVRKTRPASTFGSSGLEGKASGGSHEGRAHKRINSADRTTTSMSRSFGAKSLALSSTPHLGPLPDFSYSNSSLSSLSTTNLTPPATSFSPAEPPIFENIRPLQEVFEQQKERSVTHKYKPRDSGISMCDDSSSSRPTSLIVPPSVVKPGQGQSQQSTMHTRPSSMGDETPGVGPMMESGWPCNPPSAFEFLGESGVGLGIGVHPSADAKPAMPGTPVKKQAFKSGVGHSISQPTLGSGSFNGDVEMSGPLEDSNKTNLPQFQPKPKSTMPPPSTKKPPPSVMKRRPGTAELPRLTLTASSSPMATEDEQSPTVRNGDSSGQKLKSLTMAGKADSTADRLSIAGAENIVCESEEEDGTPTKGKEPKDALAAVRHNVVTPTPSPKVTLGKALPPSSYNANLMPRMSLPAMPPRKPNPNRTLNHRQSHPATGANQLEEEDIFESRFITIDTLGKGAFSTVVKVQERNGEGLWAVKKARGMFDGARDRLRHLEEVDILRLLSRKPSPHVIKFQDAWEQNRQLYIQTELALGSLAFFLEEYGRVVERLDEGRVWKCIRELSDGIHHIHSNGVIHFDIKPANILISSTGSLKIGDFGLATRWPRVEPVEILRGAGLGMGNGNIAMLGTGKEKLEREGDRVYMAPEMLRGVFVMAADIFSFGLVVLEIATNICVPDGGAPWHALRENDFSVVDLSPLSPALCDLIISCMSAEPALRPTIENVVSHPVVQRARKGKDALAPEETGWLMDVLAGGKFNVPVVQAAHGDEDVEMGEETA from the exons ATGACTTCAAAATCATCCACCTCGCAACAAACATCTGGCAGCTCTTTCCGCCTACCCCGTGCCAAGGGGCTTAACAAACCGACGACGTGGTTTGGCGCCCCATCCTTCGGCAAgtcttcaacatcttcgtcctcctcaAGTACGAACACTTCATCGAGCGCCGAGGGATCGTCAAGTGCACCTCGAGGACCGGTGGCGCAAAGCCCAATCCCAAACCCGTTCACTGTCTCGTCATTCAAatcccctttcccatcaAGCAAGGGTAAGCACAAATTGTCGCCTTCGCCATCACCCAAACATCGGGATGAAGATTTTGTTATGATCTCCCCCGTGCGAACCGATTCTTCACCTTTAGCAGGCGCTGGCGCCAAGCAATCCGCTATTCCTCCTACGTCACCAACGCCGTCCCGATTTACCTCTCTTAAACCGCATGCCATGGCATTTGAAAATTATCAccaatcctcttcatctacTCCTGAAACCCCCGAAGAAAGCCCAACACCAGCATGTGGAATGTCAAGTGCAACAGCGAGGTTAAGACTTGTGGATGATTCGCCCATCAGGAGAGTGCCAGGACAAAGTAGAAGCTTAAGACCAGGCGCGGTGGGGTCAAATCCTGCGGAAAGGGATGAGAGTAGGAGGAATCTGTTTTTATCAACGGGTAGTTCCAAAAGCAAGATGGCAAGTCCTCTGAAGAATTCCCTTACAGGGATGTCGGATGAGGAATTTTCGCCGACCTTACCGCCAACACCGTTACTGGGCAATGGTAGCCCTGCGCCGCCGCCTCAGCCGCtgtttccatcttctcgttCGCTAAAGTCGCAAGACGGAACAAGCCCAGCCCCGTTGTTTGGCGACGGCTCAAAGATTTCCAAGCTTTCAACATCGCACCCTCTCCGTGCAAGGGCTGGTACTCTTACCGGTACAGGGGAGGGTCCGCCGACACTCGCACAGACGTCGAGCCTTATTCAGAAGAAAGCTATTTCGCTTGATCATATTCACTCTACTTCAACAGATGGCGACGCGTTGTTTGGAAGTAATTCGCATATCAACACTCATGTACGAAAGACTCGTCCGGCATCAACGTTTGGGAGTTCAGGTTTGGAAGGCAAGGCGTCTGGTGGATCACATGAAGGACGAGCGCATAAGAGAATTAACTCGGCAGATAGGACTACAACGTCGATGAGTAGATCGTTCGGCGCCAAATCTCTTGCCTTGTCTTCAACACCGCATCTTGGTCCTCTTCCCGACTTCTCATATTCGAATTCATCACTTTCATCTCTGTCAACCACAAATCTCACACCTCCTGCCACCAGCTTTTCGCCTGCTGAACCTCCTATTTTTGAAAACATCAGACCTCTACAAGAGGTATTTGAGCagcaaaaagaaagatCGGTCACTCACAAGTATAAGCCTCGAGACTCGGGCATATCCATGTGCGACGATagctcttcatctcgcCCCACCTCCCTTATTGTACCTCCATCTGTTGTGAAGCCCGGTCAGGGTCAATCTCAACAATCGACTATGCACACGCGACCTTCTTCTATGGGTGACGAGACTCCAGGCGTGGGCCCTATGATGGAGAGCGGCTGGCCCTGTAATCCTCCATCTGCCTTTGAATTTTTGGGTGAAAGCGGTGTCGGTCTTGGTATTGGAGTTCATCCTTCTGCCGACGCCAAGCCAGCCATGCCAGGCACACCCGTCAAGAAGCAGGCCTTCAAGAGCGGTGTGGGTCACTCGATATCGCAGCCCACTCTCGGTTCTGGATCTTTTAATGGTGATGTTGAAATGAGCGGGCCTCTGGAAGACTCAAACAAGACCAATCTTCCGCAGTTTCAGCCCAAGCCAAAGAGCACtatgcctccaccttcgACCAAGAAACCTCCTCCCAGTGTGATGAAGCGTCGGCCAGGTACAGCTGAACTACCACGCCTTACGCTTACCGCTTCGAGTTCACCAATGGCAacggaagatgaacaaTCTCCTACAGTCCGAAATGGCGATTCATCAGGGCAAAAGCTGAAATCCCTGACAATGGCAGGGAAAGCCGATAGTACAGCGGATCGGTTGAGCATTGCTGGTGCGGAGAACATTGTTTGcgagagtgaagaagaagatgggacACCTACAAAAGGTAAAGAACCCAAGGACGCGCTGGCCG CTGTCCGACATAATGTGGTAACTCCCACACCTTCACCGAAAGTCACCCTCGGCAAAGCACTgcctccatcatcatacAATGCCAATCTCATGCCCCGCATGTCTCTCCCTGCCATGCCGCCTCGTAAACCTAATCCCAACCGTACTCTCAATCACCGACAGTCTCACCCTGCTACGGGAGCAAACCAGttagaggaagaagatatcTTTGAGTCTAGGTTTATCACTATAGACACTCTGGGAAAAGGAGCGTTTTCGACTGTTGTAAAGGTGCAGGAGAGAAACGGGGAGGGATTATGGGCAGTAAAAAAGGCTCGGGGCATGTTTGATGGTGCAAGGGATCG ATTAAGACACTTGGAGGAAGTTGACATCCTCCGACTTCTCTCAAGGAAACCTTCACCTCACGTGATCAAGTTTCAGGATGCTTGGGAACAAAACAGACAACTCTATATCCAGACCGAGTTGGCTCTGGGTTCTCTGGCGTTCTTCTTGGAGGAGTACGGAAGAGTTGTTGAGAGACTAGATGAAGGGAGAGTGTGGAAGTGTATACGAGAGCTAAGCGAT GGTATCCATCACATCCACTCTAACGGCGTGATTCATTTCGACATTAAGCCTGCCAACATTCTCATATCTTCAACTGGTTCCCTCAAGATTGGTGATTTTGGTCTTGCTACCCGCTGGCCTCGTGTGGAGCCTGTCGAAATCCTTAGGGGTGCGGGACTCGGTATGGGTAACGGGAACATTGCTATGCTGGGCacagggaaggagaagctggAAAGGGAGGGTGATAGGGTGTATATGGCCCCGGAGATGTTGAGAGGTGTGTTTGTCATGGCGGCGGACATCTTTAG CTTTGGCTTGGTTGTGCTTGAAATTGCCACAAACATTTGCGTTCCCGACGGTGGCGCCCCTTGGCATGCACTTCGCGAAAACGACTTCTCCGTCGTCgacctctctcctctttcaccagCCCTTTGTGACCTCATAATCTCATGCATGTCCGCCGAGCCTGCCCTTCGCCCTACGATCGAGAATGTCGTCAGCCATCCCGTTGTCCAGCGAGCTCGAAAGGGCAAGGACGCCCTTGCTCCGGAAGAGACGGGGTGGCTGATGGATGTCCTTGCTGGGGGAAAGTTCAACGTTCCTGTGGTTCAAGCCGCTCacggagatgaggatgtggaGATGGGTGAAGAAACAGCTTAA
- a CDS encoding hypothetical protein (HMMPfam hit to RTA1, RTA1 like protein, score: 89.3, E(): 9.9e-24), giving the protein MSGDDYLNFSPYGYTPTGWVCVTFIILFVVLGCVHTALGVKFKYWIAFPTLIFGCLLEIIGWAGRYWSNQNVLYNPPFLMQIITLIIAPVFFSAWCYTILGMSISTLGQQYSFLRPKWYIIIFVTCDFISLILQAVGGGWAASVDPPTPKMPTNIMVGGIIFQLVSMIAFAGLGVDFMQRAMRRRAYRGREGEEVEMLPSTPDSGTGKEGMYGGYAVARAAKGEKVVRRWRWVMVGTGICSIMIIVRGGVLSCFLYETRADGISCPGIYRSVELVQGWDGYLITHGKNLTGYLIHADGSAEAYQDTLDGIPMIMALLATAVFHPGLFLAPRQGWTSA; this is encoded by the exons ATGTCCGGAGACGATTACCTCAACTTCTCGCCATACGGGTATACGCCCACCGGCTGGGTTTGTGTTACCTttatcatcctcttcgtaGTACTGGGATGCGTGCATACGGCATTAGGAGTCAAGTTCAAGTACTGGATTGCATTCCCGACGCTCATTTTCGGATGTCTTT TGGAAATTATAGGATGGGCGGGGAGATACTGGTCGAATCAGAATGTGCTGTATAACCCGCCGTTCTTGATGCAGATCATCAC ACTGATCATCGCTCCAGTTTTCTTCAGCG CGTGGTGCTACACCATTTTAGGAATGAGTATCAGTACCCTAGGTCAGCAATACTCCTTCCTCCGTCCGAAATGGTATATTATTATATTCGTCACCTGCGACTTCATttccctcatcctccaggCTGTCGGCGGAGGATGGGCAGCTTCCGTGGACCCGCCGACGCCTAAAATGCCGACCAACATCATGGTCGGAGgtatcatcttccaactAGTCAGTATGATCGCCTTTGCTGGTCTTGGAGTCGATTTTATGCAACGTGCGATGCGCAGAAGGGCTTacagaggaagggaaggtgaGGAAGTGGAGATGCTTCCAAGTACGCCCGACTCGGGGAcggggaaggaagggatgtACGGCGGTTATGCGGTGGCGAGGGCGGCGAAGGGCGAAAAGGTGGTGCGGCGGTGGCGGTGGGTGATGGTGGGAACGGGGATTTGCAGCATCATGATTATAGTGCGAGGTGGGGTCCTTTCATGTTTCCTATACGAGACCAGGGCTGACGGGATTTCTTGCCCAGGCATCTACCGATCCGTGGAGCTGGTCCAAGGATGGGACGGATATCTTATCACCCACGGTAAGAATTTGACAGGGTATCTTATCCACGCTGACGGGTCTGCAGAGGCGTACCAAGACACGCTGGACGGCATCCCCATGATTATGGCGTTGCTGGCGACGGCTGTCTTCCATCCGGGACTCTTTCTGGCCCCGAGGCAGGGGTGGACGAGCGCGTGA
- a CDS encoding hypothetical protein (HMMPfam hit to SIR2, Sir2 family, score: 108.2, E(): 2e-29): protein MVRVSIPTLPPAPLVPPNALTLLPTPQAASHLARFLEKGNGKTVILTGAGVSVDSGIRAYRGKEGSYSNPNYKPILFHELVEDTPRGEMFRRRYWARSFLGYPPVRDAQPNPTHIYIAALLHLGLAPNLITQNVDNLHPKAYRLLSPNTKPPILELHGTLAKVHCMKHRHEQSRDEYQEQISRLNPIWDEAAKEAERTGTQPRTNPDGDVDLRGANYNTFNVPSCRICEAEGEKPTMVKPNVVFFGETIPPAVRDESFSLINSASSLLILGTSLATYSAFRLVKLALDQKKPVLMISTGPSRADGLPGLEKMDRVAGDVLGVYLDSVVKGNRGKEFDAVRKILHTGVIKPIPQVDGPRAEG from the exons ATGGTGAGAGTATCCATCCCTACCCTCCCCCCTGCTCCTCTTGTGCCACCGAATGCCCTCACTCTCCTTCCGACCCCTCAGGCCGCATCTCATCTCGCTCGATTCTTAGAAAAGGGCAACGGCAAGACGGTCATCCTGACTGGAGCAGGCGTCAGCGTTGATAGTGGAATTAGAGCATATAGAGGTAAAGAAGGGTCGTATAGTAATCCGAATTACAA GCCTATCTTATTCCATGAACTGGTAGAAGATACTCCTAGAGGTGAAATGTTCAG ACGACGTT ACTGGGCGCGATCTTTCTTAGGT TACCCTCCTGTACGAGACGCACAACCCAACCCAACACATATCTACATCGCTGCTCTCCTACATCTAGGTTTAGCGCCCAACTTGATTACTCAAAAT GTCGATAATCTTCATCCCAAAGCTTaccgtcttctttcccctaACACCAAACCACCCATCTTAGAACTCCACGGTACCCTCGCCAAAGTACATTGTATGAAACATCGTCACGAACAAAGTAGGGACGAGTATCAGGAGCAGATTTCAAGATTAAATCCCATCTGGGATGAAGCTGCCAAAGAGGCGGAGCGGACGGGAAC ACAACCGCGAACGAACCCCGATGGTGATGTAGACCTGAGAGGAGCGAATTATAATACATTTAATGTGCCCTCATGTCGTATATGTGAAGCAGAGGGTGAAAAACCTACCATG GTTAAACCAAACGTGGTATTCTTC GGTGAAACTATCCCGCCGGCTGTCCGTGATGAATCATTCTCTCTCATCAATTCTGCGTCCtcccttctcatcctcggTACATCCCTCGCCACTTATTCTGCCTTCCGTCTTGTTAAACTGGCGCTTGATCAGAAGAAGCCTGTGCTCATGATTTCTACCGGACCTTCGCGAGCGGATGGCTTGCCTGGCCTGGAGAAAATGGATCGAGTGGCTGGGGATGTACTCGGTGTATATCTTGATAGTGTTGTGAA GGGTAATCGAGGGAAGGAGTTTGATGCAGTGCGAAAGATTCTCCATACTGGGGTAATCAAGCCTATCCCTCAGGTCGATGGTCCTCGCGCTGAAGGGTAA